From Ramlibacter agri, a single genomic window includes:
- a CDS encoding isocitrate lyase/phosphoenolpyruvate mutase family protein: protein MKKFKQRLQDAPAVLAPGIYDALTALVAEQAGFEALYLSGASIAYTRLGRSDIGLTTATEVADTLARITERVALPVIVDADTGFGNALNTQRTVRAFERAGAAMIQLEDQTFPKRCGHLDGKTVVSKAEMCGKLRAALDARHSKDTLVLARTDAIAVEGFDAAMDRAEAYLACGVDALFIEALRTPEQMKAACERFAGRIPLLANMVEGGKTPVKSASELGDIGFRIVIFPGGTARAVAHTLQRYYGSLKQHQTTQPERERMLDFDQLNALIGTPELLQEGARYDASAQQD, encoded by the coding sequence GTGAAGAAGTTCAAGCAAAGGCTGCAGGACGCGCCCGCCGTGCTGGCGCCCGGCATCTACGACGCCCTCACCGCGCTGGTGGCGGAACAGGCCGGCTTCGAGGCCTTGTACCTCTCGGGCGCCTCGATCGCCTACACGCGCCTGGGCCGCTCCGACATCGGCCTGACCACGGCCACCGAGGTGGCCGACACGCTGGCGCGCATCACCGAACGCGTGGCGCTGCCGGTCATCGTCGACGCGGACACCGGCTTCGGCAACGCGCTGAACACGCAGCGCACGGTGCGCGCCTTCGAGCGCGCCGGCGCCGCCATGATCCAGTTGGAGGACCAGACCTTTCCCAAGCGCTGCGGCCACCTGGACGGCAAGACCGTCGTGTCGAAAGCGGAGATGTGCGGCAAGCTGCGCGCGGCGCTCGACGCCCGCCACTCGAAGGACACGCTGGTCCTCGCGCGCACCGACGCCATCGCTGTCGAAGGTTTCGATGCCGCGATGGACCGCGCCGAGGCCTACCTGGCCTGCGGTGTCGACGCACTCTTCATCGAAGCGCTGCGCACGCCGGAGCAGATGAAGGCTGCCTGCGAGCGCTTCGCCGGCCGCATCCCCCTGCTGGCCAACATGGTCGAAGGCGGCAAGACGCCGGTGAAGTCGGCCAGCGAGCTGGGCGACATCGGCTTCCGCATCGTCATCTTTCCCGGCGGCACCGCGCGTGCGGTGGCGCATACGCTGCAGCGCTACTACGGCAGCCTGAAGCAGCACCAGACCACGCAGCCCGAGCGCGAGCGCATGCTGGATTTCGACCAGCTCAACGCCCTCATCGGCACGCCAGAACTGCTGCAGGAAGGCGCGCGCTACGACGCGTCCGCGCAGCAGGACTGA
- a CDS encoding tripartite tricarboxylate transporter substrate-binding protein: MNRFPQRRAILAAALALAAAGAHAFPTKPIRLLVGASAGGTTDTLAREIAEDMTKTLGQPVLVENKPGAGGNIAAVEVARAPADGHTLLVAFTSHTMNASLFKKLPYDPVADFTPVALLAKVSSVLVTRTDSPIRSVGDVLAKARSDNKPLTFAIGGTGSSLHMDTYGFEVASGVPVNQIPFKGTNPALVDVVAGHVDLMFAPVNGARPLVQGGKLRALAIGGPKRISAFPDAPPITDAVPNYVANNGWFGVLGPAKMPADITKALNAAINKAMQQPKVLARLEGDGSSFEAGTPESFATFLTGDVKHWASQVKAFGIKPE; this comes from the coding sequence GTGAACCGCTTCCCCCAACGCCGCGCCATCCTCGCCGCAGCGCTCGCCCTGGCCGCCGCCGGTGCGCACGCCTTCCCGACCAAGCCGATCCGCCTGCTGGTGGGCGCCAGTGCCGGCGGCACCACCGACACGCTCGCGCGCGAGATCGCCGAGGACATGACGAAGACGCTCGGCCAGCCCGTGCTCGTCGAGAACAAGCCCGGCGCCGGCGGCAACATCGCCGCGGTGGAAGTGGCGCGCGCGCCGGCGGACGGCCACACGCTGCTGGTGGCCTTCACCAGCCACACGATGAACGCGTCGCTGTTCAAGAAGCTGCCCTACGACCCGGTCGCCGACTTCACGCCGGTGGCGCTGCTGGCCAAGGTCTCCAGCGTGCTGGTGACGCGGACCGATTCGCCCATCCGCAGCGTCGGCGACGTTCTGGCCAAGGCCAGGTCGGACAACAAGCCCCTCACCTTCGCCATCGGCGGCACCGGCTCGTCCCTGCACATGGACACCTACGGCTTCGAGGTGGCCAGCGGCGTGCCGGTCAACCAGATCCCGTTCAAGGGCACCAACCCGGCGCTGGTGGATGTGGTGGCCGGGCACGTGGACCTGATGTTCGCGCCGGTCAACGGCGCCCGCCCACTGGTGCAGGGCGGCAAGCTGCGGGCGCTGGCCATCGGCGGCCCGAAGCGCATCTCGGCCTTCCCGGACGCGCCGCCCATCACCGATGCCGTGCCCAACTACGTCGCCAACAATGGCTGGTTCGGCGTGCTCGGCCCGGCGAAGATGCCGGCCGACATCACCAAGGCGCTGAACGCCGCGATCAACAAGGCGATGCAGCAACCCAAGGTGCTGGCGCGCCTGGAAGGCGACGGCAGCAGCTTCGAAGCCGGTACGCCGGAGAGCTTCGCCACCTTCCTCACCGGCGACGTGAAGCACTGGGCATCGCAGGTGAAGGCTTTCGGGATCAAGCCCGAGTAA
- a CDS encoding carboxymuconolactone decarboxylase family protein yields MDSKKQEEGAKLLEQMFAKRGYLLPYHRMLGASDPQLLSTYDTLYTRLTLDQRELTMVEREIVWIALIAATREKYAFFHLERGVQAGMDNEAISDSVAIASACEGFDALHFAQGAFEKWTPESRAMKRYAAIFDAARGGLPEAIAEVAAVVCFASYRNPNGMRFHLKRAFDKGAKREQIAEGLSYVLLHRGGPTMIDAVGCWEKAAPELKIPGPY; encoded by the coding sequence GTGGATAGCAAGAAACAGGAAGAGGGCGCGAAGCTGCTCGAGCAGATGTTCGCCAAGCGGGGCTACCTGCTGCCCTACCACCGCATGCTCGGCGCGTCGGACCCGCAGCTGCTGTCGACCTACGACACGCTGTACACGCGCCTCACGCTCGACCAGCGCGAGCTGACGATGGTCGAGCGCGAAATCGTCTGGATCGCGCTGATCGCCGCCACCCGCGAGAAGTACGCCTTCTTCCACCTGGAGCGCGGCGTGCAGGCCGGCATGGACAACGAAGCCATCAGCGACTCGGTGGCCATCGCCTCCGCTTGCGAAGGCTTCGATGCCCTGCACTTCGCGCAGGGCGCTTTCGAGAAGTGGACGCCGGAGAGCCGCGCCATGAAGCGCTACGCTGCGATCTTCGACGCCGCGCGCGGCGGGCTGCCGGAGGCAATTGCCGAAGTGGCCGCCGTGGTGTGCTTCGCGTCCTACCGCAACCCGAACGGCATGCGCTTCCACCTGAAGCGTGCCTTCGACAAGGGCGCGAAGCGCGAGCAGATCGCCGAAGGCCTGTCCTACGTGCTGCTGCACCGCGGCGGCCCGACGATGATCGACGCGGTCGGCTGCTGGGAGAAGGCGGCGCCGGAGCTGAAGATCCCCGGGCCGTACTGA